In the genome of Lactuca sativa cultivar Salinas chromosome 3, Lsat_Salinas_v11, whole genome shotgun sequence, the window TATTACGTATTCCTGGGAGACAACCTCATATCTTGGTCTGCTAAATGACAACCTACTCTTTCTCGATCAAGTGTTGAAGATGAATATCGGGGTTTAGCCAATGTGGTTGCTGAAACATGTTGGCTAAGAAATCTTTTGCATGAACTTTACACACCATTAAAGCAAGCAACTTTGGTTTCTTTGACAATGTTTCCGTTGTCTATCTTTCGGGTAATCTAATCCATCATCAATAGACAAAACATATTCAAATGGACATTCATTTTGTTCGGGAAAAGTAGCTCTTGGTAACATATGTGTCATGCACGTTCCTTCCGCTTTCCAATATGCATATATCTTCACCAAAGGTCTCCCTCGTCAATTGTTTCTTGACTTCACATCTAGTTTGAGCATTCGGCCACCTCCAGCTCCAACTGAGGaaggctattattattattattattattattattattattattattattattattattatatattgtgCGAATATTGTATGCTataagaattactaagagaataagttgtttagcaattCGAAtaatcgtcattttcatgcattctcgttaattattatttatttttgttctcacacatcgtttttcactcattttcattttgacagaatacgacccaataaacattctgacatgacagaaatgagaataataataataagtgtataataaccttatagacgatttaattagtgagaatatgTGTTAATggcaatagttatgtaagattgaacgtattcgcattgctaaacaacttattctcttaataattttcatagcatacgatatccgcacaataattagttagaatagaatagcctaactctatatatatatatatatatatatatatatatatatatatatatatatatatatatatatatattatccttTCTTAATTTGCAGGGATTCTATTGCAATTGTATTATATATACGTGTTTATTGAACGAGAAGGATAAACACTTTTTACCAAATACCAATCTTTAGTTTAATATTAAATATCATTTGCAAACATTTCAAATATGTAAAGGAGTTGGCCTACTTGGCTTGCAAAGTGAAGTATGTGCAATAGAGAAGATATTGAAAGGCCCTATGGTGGGTGGTCTTTATGGTTTTTAAATCCATCAGGTTTGAAAAATAGTGTATTGAATGGTCTATGTGCAGTTAGACTATACCACTATGGGTATTGTAACTGATATTATCCTTCGAAATTTGATTTTCTTAAACCGGCTAAGCGAAGTGTTTCTTAAGgtattatttatgtttaaaaagTTTCTATTAGATATTTCTGAATTTGATGTTGTGTATTTAGTATAGGAAAAAAATGTGGGTATTTTATGTACTTTTTTAATACAATTGccatttttagaaatgaaaatcaTCGGTAAAAATGCTTTGTAATCTGTCCGCAAAACCATTGTTAAATGAATTTGTCACTAATTTGTTACCACAATATCCATTAGTAATCTGCTACTAATCAGCAAAATCTTTCGGCAAATTAGGTCGTATCTGTCAAAAACTTCATCACAAAAATTATCCGACAACAATATACCTATGAATTAGGATCCATTGGAGCCCCGTTAGCAGCGGATTAGCAACGGTTTGGGCCTTCGGTAACTAATGACCCTGTttgattatataaataaaaatacaaggtacatttaaaaaaaaacaatagcCTTATGCCATGTAATAAGTATAAAAGAAGCAAATATTTGGATAACAATGTGACTATATATGATATTCCTCATTTTTGTTTTGATTGCATAcaataaatctttaaacctaatatgcatctatacaaaaataaattaattaaaaaaacctaTTATTGCCTGTTTAACATATAATATCCGGTAATAATAATATCTTCATACAAATTATTGAgcttatatatttattttgtacAATTAAAACCATACTAACAAATTTATCAAGTGAACATCAATTACAAGACAGTTTTTTGCAATTTCAACAATTTGGTATCATTCAAAGCACCATTGGACATTGATATATCACCAAATACTAATAATAGAAAACACAACCCACATGACACCCCGACCTTTTCTACACTTAACTTGCCAAATACCAAAAACTCACCTGCTTACCACCAACAACCATATTCAACCGATAGTACAACTACTACTGCGCAAGATACAAACAAATGTAACATGATATCTTAGTACTAGATACTCGGTGTACAACTCTTTGTAAATGACATTTGTGCCCCTTTGCGCCGCCTTAATATTTGCCCAAAACGACACACTCTCTTTGAATCTCAACATATAAAGTTGCAGGCTGCAATCGCACAAGTACCAGACGACGGCGATATGCCGGAATATTGTGTGACTGGCGGCACCGGATTCATAGCAGCGTACCTCGTCAAGGCGTTGCTTGAACAAGGCCATACTGTTCGAACCACTGTCAGAGATCCAGGTACTTCatagttcatatatatatatatatatatatatatatatatatatatatatatatatatatatatatatatatatattatcaagaacacaaggttttacaaaaaaaataataaataataaggcAACATTTAATTCGTTAATTAGATATTGAAGTTGTCGGAATATACGACAAGATTCAAGAACTATGACCATGTGATTGATAAGCTATTTTGTTTAAGTATGCAAGTGAACAGAAGCATATATAGCAATCTGATGATGTTTTATGCAACTTTTTCTTGCAATTTTCATTAGAAAATGTGGAGAAAGTAGGGTACTTGTTGGAGCTTGAAGGAGCCCACGATCGACTAAAGCTTATGAAGGCCAATTTGATGGAGGAAGGAAGTTTTGACCAAGCTATAGATGGTGTTGATGGTGTTTTCCACACTGCATCTCCGGTGGTTGTCCCACAAGACAACAATATCCAGGCAAATTTACCTTTAAATTAAAAATCATCAATATCAAAAACCAAAAGAAAGTTTGTACTTTTGTTATAAAGTTGCAAATTAACAAGTTGAGGTTTTATAAAGTTATTCAAAGCTCAAACTTGACTCTCATGTACAAAAATGACACTGAAACATATAACAAGATTTGGTGAACATGAAATTACTATGATTTTCAGGAAACACTAATTGATCCATGCATAAAGGGCACCATGAATGTGCTAAGCTCATGCAAGAAGGCAAAAAGTGTGAAAAGGGTAGTGCTCACGTCATCCTGCTCTTCAATAAGATACCGTTATGACGTCCAACAAGTTTCTCCTCTTAATGAATCGCATTGGAGCGACATTGACTACTGCAAAGAATACAACGTAATGCAACATTTACATATATCAGCAAACTTCAGCATAAGCCATAAACATAGTCTTCATTTATCGTCATTTAAACTCTTTATATATGTTCTTCATTACATCCAGCTTTGGTACGCATATGCAAAGACAATAGCAGAGAAAGATGCATGGGATGTAGCAAAGGAAAACGGGATCGATCTAGTTGTCGTGAACCCTTCTTATGTGGTGGGCCCATTGTTGGCACCACAACCAACGAGTACACTTCTAATGATACTGGCCTATATTACAGGTACTAAAAGAAACAATCTTGGTTACTAAATCTTGATGCATATACAAGACATGACATGATAGAATAAAACAAGACTCGTTTTCGATATTTGCGTCATATGTGAATGGGGTCATTATGATCATCATTAAAAATAGTCATAGAAAGATAACAAATGGAGTGATCCACATTatgaataggataattgtttaTTCTAGAAAATTGAGATGTTCTTTATGCAATGTTTGGAAGAACAAAGGGTTTTCTGTAACGAAAAGCAAGGTACGATGGATAAGATATTGTGTTTCACAAACACTTTCATATCAGGAACAGTAGGGGAATACCCGAACACAACAGTAGGATTTGTGCACATAGAAGACGTTGTAGCTGCTCATATTTTAGCAATGGAGGAAAAAGAGGCTGAAGGTAGACTCATATGTTCAAGCACAGTGGCTCACTGGTCTGAAGTTATTCAGATGCTTAAATCAAAATACCCATTTTATCCATATATAGACAAGTAAGCACACATGACATACATCTCTTAATTATTTTTCATGAAATCAAGTATTAGATGTTGAATGCTAGTTACTGAATTTATGTGAATGCCATTAATTAGGTGTAGCAGTCGGAAAGGGGACGACAACCCACATAGCATGGATAGCAGCAAGATATTACAACTGGGGTTACCTCCATTTAAATCACTTGAGCAAATGTTTGATGACTGCatcaaaagttttcaaaagaagggATTTCTGGAAGTTTCatcataattaataaaataagaatTTCCTATAAAGGTCATATTGATGTTGATTTCTTGGTATATGAAGTCACGGAATCTTCGTAGTTGATGTAAAAAGGATTATATTTAAGAACATAAAAGACTAATATTAATAATTGTTGCTACATGGCCTTCCGGATGCCTCATAGCGAATTGGATGCACAATCTGAATGGCACGCTGCAAAAGATAGACACACATTAGGTTAGAAAACGATACCAAGGGACGGACTCCGGTATTGCTCTCTAATGCCTAAATTAGATGTTAGTTAGAAGTGTAGTAAAATTGCTTAAGATGAAATGTTCTGCCTTTACCGATGTGCGTTGAGGTTCTTATATACAGGTGGGATAGTCCGGGTTCTTGAACCTTTAACCGGGTGGTGCTTTTGTCCACAGGTTTGCATAATACGAGTGATTTTCTTGTCATAATATAATTCTTCTCGGTTTGCTTTTGATTAGGCTAGCCGACCTGATAAGCCCATGGCTTATCATGCCAAACTGAACTGTTTTTAGTGATGCGTATAGTCTTTGTGTATGGGCTAACCCTCATACACAATTAAGCCCCCCAGCCCAATTTGTTAAAGGCTGTTGGTAAACTGTTTTTAATAATTGGGTTTTGAAATGGCTTAGGTATTGAAGCGTCCTGCATTGATTTCACGTGACCGCTTAGTCTTTTGGTTTATCAGCGGTTGATATTGCCGCCTAATTCATCCATGTAAATGCCCATCACATCTGTTGTTCCCCCATTACTTCGTCAGTTATTCTTTTTACTCTTGCTACTTCACCTTCTTTCTTAAAGAATATTTCGCTCTGCTATGCCTATGTTAACTTCAACTGTTACTCGCGACCGTTTGGCTTAAATTTCCAAGAAGCATCATCTTGTCGATGAAGACGTTGTTTCAATCCCCAGTAGTGTCGCTACAATCAATCATCCTCCTTCTAGTAAGATCGTTTTTTACCTTTACTACTCTGAGGCATGTTTAAGGGTTCATCCTTCTTCCTTTTTGGGCAAATTATTAAAGCCAATAGGATTCATACATGTCAACTCAAGCCCAACTCCATATCCAATACaatttgctttcggttgttgtggcatGCTTCTCATGTTATTCCCACCGTCAATTTGTTTCAATATTTCTTCCGGATTTGTAGTAGTGGTTCTTGGTTTTACTTCGGTTGTCGGGGGAGAAGTTTCTTAGAAGGTCTTCTTGAGTCTATTAAATGCTATGATATTATTTTTGACCTTAGGGTCAATATGTAAAGATGCAAACAAATACACGAATATTCTATGATATTATTGTTGACCTTAGTTTTTACAGGGGAAGCttccaaactatatatatatacacggtgCCTTTGGGGAGGCAAGGCAACGGTTGACGTAAATGTTAGTGTATATTGTAGATTATCCCACCTTATACATTGAGCATTGTATAGTCTAGGCCCATGGTCATATATGTACATGTATTTAATCTCTAGTAACTCTCATTTGAATTCAAGGAAATCATTCCTcaaaatggtatcagagcattattccaATATTGCTTAAAATATCTCCTATTTTCTCTCATTTTCCTTCTTTCTCATTTTCTCGCACCCATGGCTCCTTCATACTGactacaaaaaccctaaaatttctTCATCCTTATCCTTCGGTGTTCATCATGGGTGATTCAGGAGCAACCAGAGTTATTCTCTACCCATTGTGAAGCATGTGATGCCCTTATCATATTGATCCAACATATGACGATCCGACTCAAAAACCAACCAATTGAACCTGACTAGAAGAAGGTAGATGTAGTGGTCAAAATGTAGCTCTACTCGACCCTTTCTTAACACGATTCATATAACAAATGCTTAGGCTCATCAAGTGTGGCTAAATATTGGAAATATTTAGTTTCACGACATATGAAATGTATATTTGaccacataaatattattttaagtaaTCTCAAATATGTTTTGGTTGTAGTTCAACATTTTCTAGCATTTTAGCCACTAACTCGCCACATATTTGTTGGTAattttagtgttatcaacatATTTTAGTGTAGTTATTAATATTGAGATAGGTTGAGCTATATATATTCACCGAGGCTCATAGTGCGGGATTCACACTCAGGGTGATAAATGTGAACTCATGAATACGGGGGTCAGAGCGTAGCGCCCTGGGTACAAGGGTTCCAAGGGGCAACGCTCCtagtggggtccaaggggcagagcccctagcAGTTATGTCTATATCTGGAAGGAGTCCAAACATGcaaatgatgggttttaagcataacaaacaatcttatgtgtgcatgcaaccataTATaaattgatctatgttttctttaattgAACATACAAATTGAACAACGTAGTAAAAACCCTAGTACACTAGTATATAATCAAAatacacaattagggttaagaaaaATCATACCtcaattgttatatagtaataacaatgaaAACCTTGTGTTGTTAAAGCCTTGAGAGCAAGCGCaacaaatgttgtgcctctaatggttcacacccaacactagcaaaGGAAGTTGATAAAGAAGAAGGAGAGAGGATGAAATTTTCAGCCTAACCTTCTATAGAATCAGTTGGCCAAAAATCAAAGGGTTATGCCCTATTTATAGTGCAGTCAGGAAACACTAGATAAGCTCAAATCCATGATTATCTTAAATCGGGTAATTATCCACTTTCCTAATTATCCATTTAGGGATTATTCTAGAACCCTTAAGCCCTAAGAAACCGTCCATGGCTCTATGGAGGGTTCTAGATTGCCTCTTGCTCAACCattaaacaattacaattcagtcattatactattaattaattcctttaatcccaaatttaattccaattaatttctgattaaatattagttaaatattactatttctaattaatatattattctcataatatattaacaaatcatttatttcaatttattaatcaaataataaattcaaccacTTTCTCCAAAAAAATCATCCTGTCCAATTGCTAGTTTTGAGGAAACCTAAAAGGACTgtactactatcaattcaagtatataccaattatagttatggacttagacacctaatccaacagcaaATTCCCTCCAAAATAGGTTCTGACATCACGATGATGTCAGATTCGGTTATGTCTAAATAACCATATTTCTAACCATTAATTGGACGCCAAAACTACATGTAACCGCCATTAACTATATtttcctcttgtataagaacaCTTTCCATGTTCCAAAAAAGGGTTACGTTCTCTACACTTCAAATTTTTTCATCTGGTTCTCTTTAATTCACCAAACACAAAATAGCAAGGTACTTTCTATGCTTCAGATTTAGAAACTGCCTGAGTTACAAATTTTTATTCTTGGATTATCTCAAATCTGATTTTGTGACACCCTAGGCTATAGGGTCGAAATAATAGATTTTGAAAAGTGATTGTAATCACGATCCTAGGAATTATCCAAGTATATTGGTATTCTCAAGACCCCAAAATCTAACAATATTCGCTTTATATTTGTGTTCCATTTACTATAAGCCAAAGAAATATGATTATAGTCAACCGATGTTGTGTTTTTAGTAAAAAAACCATATCATGATTATTGTAGTTTATAAACAGAATCGAACCAAATAGAAACCAAACCACGTCTAAAACCTCAAACCACATTTGGACGTTTTAACAAGCAAAAAATTGATCTATGCGATTTTTGGTGCAATTTTAGCCACACAAAAAAAAAGCGTGCCAACGCACACCCCAACTAAAACGATATTTAGTTTAGGCAAGCAAACAATGGgacttttggttttgtgtttaCATGACAAGAATTACCAAACTTATCTTCTCCTATATTGAACTTAATTACATAAACATATGGTTAATTAACATGCAACTATATAATTTTGGGCACACGATATGTTGATCCAACTAATTGTATTAGTCCATAAAACTATTGGATTAGGCACAACTAGTGGTTTTACAATACAATATCTTACAATTAAACCATTATATATTATTACACATTTAGTATTACAAATTAGGAATATTGTATGTTAATTCAGCTAACCGTGTTAGTTCTTACACtaattgaatttgaaacggtGATTAAATTTGCAATAATGTATCTTAGCcgtaataacaaaaaaaaaaagtaaaactcAAATTCAAGTACCGTTAGCCGAATGATTAAACGTTAAAACATATCAATAATGGAAATTGTTTGGAATTCAAtgaaataatcaaattttgtTCATCTTAACATCATAATACCTTACCAAGAGTAATCTCAGATAAATTACCATTCCATCCCAATTGCATAACGTATTTGAATCTTATCCTTCAAAAAAAATGTGGCATCCCTACTTTTCACGGCCTGAAAATACcttttttttatcattattttAAAACAGAGTATACTTTATAAATGTGGAATTTGTCCCATAATAAATATGTGAGTTGAAAGCATTTTTGTTGAGTCAATAAATATTGAATCTGATTGTGCGGTACTTCTAATAAAGAAGGTGATAGAGAAGCTTCTCTATAAAAGTTCATGTAGAAGACCCAACTTCTCTATTGAAGTTCATGTAAAAGACTCAACTTCTCTATAGAATGTCATGTATAGTTCTCTATATCGAAGGTGAAGAACCTTTGATATATCTATCTATTTTAGTGTGAACATTGAGGTTGTACTTTATGTCTTAGTCAAACTATACATTTTGGAGTTTGTGATAACACTACTATATATAGTGTTGTAGTCTtgagtgggtgtgtgtgtgtgtgagagagagagagagagttcatacaTTTGTACACTTGATATTACCCTCCAAAAAAAATGTGGCATCCCTACTTTTCACGGCCTGAAAATACCTTTTCTTTATCATTATTTTAAAACAGAGTATACTTTATAAATGTGGAATTTGTCCCATAATAAATATGTGAGTTAAAAGCATTTTTGTTGAGTCAATAAATATTGAATCTGATTGTGTGGTACTTCTAATAAAGAAGGTGATAGAGAAGCTTCTCTATAAAAGTTCATGTAGAAGACCCACCTTCCCTATTGAAGTTCATGTAAAAGACTCAGCTTCTCTATAGAATGTCATGTATAGTTCTCTATATCGAAGGTGAAGAACCTTTGATATATCTATCTATTTTAGTGTGAACATTGAGGTTGTACTTTATGTCTTAGTCAAACTATACATTTTGGAGTCTGTGATAACACTACTATATATAGTGTTGTAGTCTtgagtgggtgtgtgtgtgtgtgtgtgtgagagagagagagttcgtACATTTGTACACTTGATATTACCTTCCAAACTAATTAAGCTTAGATTAAATTATTTACACCTTGTGTTGATTTCCTTATCGTTTGGTTCATGTTTGATGTTCTTAATTTCGCAATGTCATTTCCATGGGATCCTATATGTGGTATTAGAGCTTAATCTTGCAGGTTTAAGCAACTATTTCAAGAACAACTATCATATATGACAATTTGATCTCATGAATCTTACATCATTCTTCAGTGTTGTAAGTATTCTATTTTTGGAAGGAATTCTTGTTCTAGAAATCAAATTCTATTatttgattcattgaaatttGATTTTCTCTCTCCAAAACATTTTTCAGATCTTGTTTCTTATTTGAAAATTCATTtagatttgttattgattcgtgTTTAGAAATGATTTTGTTGAAGAGATTCATATTTTGTTCATAGATTCTTTCTAGATCTCTTCAAATTCGTTTCaaatctactctctctctctagaattctccTCAGGTCTATTTTCTCTCTCTTCAAATTCTGATTTCTTGTTGAAGATTTAATGGATTCTACAGATTTGTTGTTATCCTCCATTAAAGCACCTTGATTAAAGGTTACAAATCCAATTTGTAAAGTTGAAAAGGTATATTACTAACAACTTTTTAGTGCATCTTGTTTAAAGAATGCTACTGAGGTGTATAATATTTATGCTGATGAAGAGATATTTGATAATACATCTTGTAACATGTATAGCTGGTGTTTATGAGATAATAAGGGTTTAATGGAGCAATTTTGTATTATCAAAGATCATTTAAATTGGGAAAACAAATAATGGAAATTATATGTTTGTGTTCTTAAAAGTGTTGAAGATGTTCATAGTGTtcatgatgttcttgatgttcaagaaaatgAGATAACTCCAAATGCTTATGTTGAGGGGAGTTAGGTGTTTTAGAAAATTCTTGTGATTTAGAAGATTTAAACTCTGAATCTGGTGTGTCGACAAAGAATTTCAAAGCAAATCTCCTGAAGTTGTGAAAGTGTTTTGTTCAATTGGAACTCAGATTTAAACTATGGTCATTATTAGTTATATCCTGTCTACATTTATGTatacatataaattacatgttttaCTGTATGATTCCCGATGTTTCGATCAACATCATCGTAATGTACTTATGGTAGTAAGTAGTAGTAGGTGTTGTACAAATGTTAAGTTACCAAAATAGAACATATATGTCAAAATATTAAGTTGATTTGGGTTACATTTATTTTAGAGGTCGTACCTTGCTTGATTTACTACTACTACTAGTTGTGAGGAAAGATGAAATAATGCCTAACACacagtgtgagtagtgtaatcccTAACTCACTAGGCTATACTAGTTTATCATATACTGAAGTGATGCACAAGGTGCCCCGCCATCTCACACATCTCGTGTGTGGCCTCTTCCGCCCTCTATTCCGCTACGACTGCCCTAGCTTCAGCCGCAAGGATTTGTTGTCTTAGGGAGACCATCTCCTCCTCTAAGGCGTGGAGGCAGTTTGTATTGTTTTCCTGATCCACTTATAGGTTCAGCATGGCATCCTTACGGTGTtcgcattagtatggttataataactcatatagggtattaacaaaacattttGGTTTATGGGCTAGAGTACACTTAAATAGTTTTCACAAAAAGATAAATCTTACTAAAACACTTATAGGTTCAGCATGGCATCCTTACGGTGTTCTTGTTCCTCGTGGGTGGGTCGAATTCGcaccccccccctaaaacatgaaaaaaaaacttgagaatgggagggtatgaactcaccttgagtggatttGTGGTTGTTTGAAGAGATGGTGTGAAGATTTCCAAGCCTAAACTCTTAAATGGGGTTGATGAACTCTTTGAAGATGATATTCCCCTAAGagttttaacacataataatgGGTGCGAATATAATGAAACTAATGTAAATGTgtgtaaaaacactagattagTGAGATAAACTTACCAAAACTCTATGAATAAGCTTGGACATTTGTACCCCTTTGAAGCTTGGAATTGATTTGAGAGAAAAGGGAAGTTAACAGGAAGTAGAATGGAAAAATGGTGGGGATTTTCGGTGCTTATTCTTGTCGTGTGTATAAAGGAGAAGATGAGGTTATGTTTACTTAGATATTTGTTGGGCAATAATATATATACATGTTGGGTAAACTTTGCATGGGAAACTGATGAAATATCACTTCTTAAAGTCAACTATCCTTATCTCTTTATTCCCACTGAGAACCCATTGAAATTTCCTTAATATGACCGTAATCTTAAGTGATTTCGGCCTAGACATGGTTTGATTTCGGCCTAGGTGTGTTCTAGGCTTGTGATTACGGTCCTACACCCTTCTCTCATGGTGTTTTCGGTTTTGGTATCAC includes:
- the LOC111904547 gene encoding tetraketide alpha-pyrone reductase 2, whose translation is MPEYCVTGGTGFIAAYLVKALLEQGHTVRTTVRDPENVEKVGYLLELEGAHDRLKLMKANLMEEGSFDQAIDGVDGVFHTASPVVVPQDNNIQETLIDPCIKGTMNVLSSCKKAKSVKRVVLTSSCSSIRYRYDVQQVSPLNESHWSDIDYCKEYNLWYAYAKTIAEKDAWDVAKENGIDLVVVNPSYVVGPLLAPQPTSTLLMILAYITGTVGEYPNTTVGFVHIEDVVAAHILAMEEKEAEGRLICSSTVAHWSEVIQMLKSKYPFYPYIDKCSSRKGDDNPHSMDSSKILQLGLPPFKSLEQMFDDCIKSFQKKGFLEVSS